The Alnus glutinosa chromosome 1, dhAlnGlut1.1, whole genome shotgun sequence region gtgtaagaaaaaatcttttgaaatgatttttttttttttttttaattgttaacatgtcatatctttaatatgtagcatttttcacatcattttgatataaaaaatggcttgatttcaaagaaaaattgtaGGAATCCTGATATGAGAATGTCAAATTTCTTAGGGAACAAACTTGAATCTTaattcttttctactttttttttaaaacaaatcatattttattcaacttttttaaaaaaattttaaattttatctcacaaagtcaaactttaaaattcgcacaataaattaaaactgAATTCTGATTTCAACAACCAAACGAACCATTAGAAATTATACGGATCCTGATCCATCCTGGGCCCCTTCTTCTATGTTTCACCGGCAGTTGTTAGCGTGCAGTTGCAAAACGCGCGCAAATCCTTTATTTTTAGCAACGTTAAGGCATATATAAAACgcttctactctctctctctcactctcacacgAGTCACACCCAGTCTCAGGTACATTCtggtctcttctctctctctcagtctctctgaATCTTCATTCTTTCTCTATTATTCTCACCTTATTCGGTATATGAAGGATTGGGCTTTCtgaaagtctctctctctctctctctctctctctctctaatgtatatatatttttctagtTAGCAAGCGTAGGTCTTTCTTCTAAAGAGTGTACTATTATCAGTCAAAAGTTCCAAACTTCTTGTGAAAATACAGCTAGAACtgaaattcatttttttcttttcttaggtTGTGTGGTTTgagaaatttttctgaagaaactcatgggttttgttttttttagggaaatcTTTCAAAGCAGCTTCACTGTACCAAGCAGGACCCCTGAAACGCCACCTTTATAGTTACTCCCCTTtcaattattattctttatttttttttcgaatatatatatatatatttttctagtGAGCAAATTTAGATATTTCTTCTAATCAGTACTATTATCAGTTAAAAGTTCCATACTTATTGTGAAAATGTTACCTTGATTTGTTAGTTACATTACATGGTTCATGAGTTGGTTGGTTcaaatgtgttttgttttaatttgcaAATTACATtcgctctctttctctcactcagTCTATCTGAATATCCATCCTTTCTCTCCTATATCATTCTCACCCTATTCGTATACGGAGGATTGggctttctaattttttttttttttttttcaaatgtatatatatatatatatttctagtGAACAAGTTTAGTTATTTCTTCTAAAGCGTACTATTATCAGTAAAAAGTCCCATACTTTTTGTGAAAATGCAACCTTGATTTGTTAGTTACATGGTTCATGAGTTGATCGGTTCAAatgggttttgttttattttgcaaATTACATTCTATTCTATCTTATTTTTTGATCATTTAGTGTGAGTTTGATATCTGtataattttgaaattcatgTTTCTAGGACTTCTACTTGGATCCCATGTGTATGGTCGGTAGATTAGTTCTTTGGTAGTTAATAGAATTTATTAATCTGTTTGATTGCTATGAGCAAAATGAGGGACTTGCTGGTTAAGATTTATCCCCACTAGAACTGTGAGCTTCTAGTTGTAATAGGTTGAAAAAGGGTTAGTAGTCTGTATATGCGCACATGTACATGTGATTGTCTGTATTGATGTATCTATCTTTATCTATATATTTAGTTGGGCAGTGTATGTCCCTGTTTATATGTGTCTCATTGTGTCTATCTGCGAGGAGCTGGGAAGGTGGTTCAGCATGTGTGTAGTTCTTTCATCAAAAGGTTCTGTTTAGTTATCATGTAAATTTGCAATGCATGACACCGGCTTGCTTTATGCATCTTTTAACTTTGGAAATCAGTATGACGTGATGGCATTTAATCAATATTGATAGGGCATCACTAATGTTTTTCAAGCATTAGTTATGTTTCAATTTAAGCTATTCAATAGGTTAAGATTCTCTTATTTAAGAGATACTAAagtgaaaattatatattaggAACTTCTTTTAGTGAAAGATGAATGCCAGTTTTGCTTATAAATGTATTACCATTCATCCTACAAATTTAAGTGTATATCAAATGCacgatttttaaatttataaaaaaatctaGTCATTGCATGGAAAAATGGGTGAGGTCCTCTCACTTTAGATAGGTCTTTACCTTATTCTAGGTTACCCCTTTAACTAAATAAAATCTTAGTTGCATTCTAAAATATTATGCCAATACATGTTAAGAacttatacttttccattgtcTGTTGCACTTTGACAGTTTTTGAAGTAATGGGAAAATTTCTGTAATTTTTTCTCTAGTTTCTAAATTATGAATAtcatatgatttgttttttttacaagtttcatCACTGTATGTAGTTCAATGGGTCAATGGGTCTTGTTCTTTCATGGACTACCAAACACATGTTACTATGTTAGTACAATGGAATGTTAAGCACAAGAGAGCGAGTgcccatttattttttttctgcttATTGCAGGGAAAAAAGCGATTTTTCTAGAATAATGAGGAGAATGTATGAACTAAGTTAGTAGATTGGAGAAGTAACTAATTGTCTGATTATTCTCTAAGCAGATGTAAACCATGATATGCTTCGTTTACGCATTGGattgtttgtaattttatttgacttttatCCTTAACATACTACCATTTGAGAATTAAAGTGTCCCATCCAACCTTGGATTCCATTGAATTACTGTGTCACGTTAATTTCTAATCACACATGTAAGATGAACTGGTTAATGGTTATGTAATTGAAGAGTTAGGTTCCCTTGTAGGACAAAGGTCCTTAAAGTAGAAAACTTCTTGGTTGTGTTAGTGATGTGAGTATCTGTTTGCCAGTAATTCTTGAATTTTTCATGTGTATAATTTAGGAATTCATATGCCTCATTGCATTTGTATCGCATTATTCTGAAAAGGAATTCGTTTAAAATGTTCTAGGATATGGCTTTGGATAAGCGTTGGATGGAGATCAAGGACAAAAGCCACCCTGAGTACAAAAAGGGAGTTGATACGTTCCTTAAATTTGCATTTGGTGCTAGTGGAGTAGTGGATAGAATTCGGTGTCCTTGCAATAAATGTAGAAATGTCACCTTCAAGGGTCGAGGCGAAGTGAAAGCTGATCTGGTAAAAAATGGAATTTACAAGAATTACACCGAGTGGCACCTTCATGGGGAAGAGGTGGAAGACTTATTGAAATCAAACAGTATGAAGAACAATGACTCGCCAAATGATGGAAACAGTGTCGGTCGTGACGATTTACTCGGAAGCAATTTAATCAAACAGGAATTAAGTGGCCTTGGTCCTAATGATGGAAGTGGCCCTCAGGAACAGAAGGTGGAAGCGGCAAATTTTCGTAAGTTGTTAGAACGTGCTGAACAAAAAGTTTATCCAGGTCACGAGAAGTCCAACTTGTCTTGCATTGTAGGGCTAGTTAACTTCAAGTGCTCCAATAATTTGAGCGACGAATTTTTCGACTTGTTGCTTAAATTTTTGAAGAGTGTACTCCCAGAAGGTAATTCACTCCCAGACAACTGCAATGAGGCTGAGAAGATTGTTGAGGATTTGTTACGGTTTGGGGCATCCGCTTCTACTCAGCCACCTACTAGAGTAAGCTTCAATTTCTTCAAATGACAAGACCAATATGCAATGGTTTTGTTTTAGTCAATAAATAGCAAGTTAGGTAATTAAGGAGGACTATATAGACTTGAACAGGTCTATATATATTGTCTAGGGGGCAAAACCATCCAATTCTAGTGCCACTGGCCTGAGATCTTCGTAGGATGGAGCTCTTGCCAATACAAACTTTTAGTAAAAGACAGGTTGGGGAAAGGATAGTTCTTAGAGTATGTAATATTTTAGGTCAGTAAAAGCAAAGTTTTAGAATGGCTTATAGGGGTCTATTTGAGCCAAATTGTCCTATTAACTTCTTTTGGCATGGGACCTGTTTGAGCACATCTGACTTGTTCcctgaaaaaaaagaaactataaAGAAAAGAgggataacaaaaaaaaaagtctggtTTGAGAGTTGTGGAATGGTTTGGCTACTAGGATAATTAATTAAGGGTAAAACGTATAGTGAGTGATGTTATTTTAACTTTTCTTAACTGCATTATATTGGAGAATATTGTTGTCTCCTTTCAACCTATTAGAAAATgtagtgatttttatttttattttttcttcttgcagGAAGGGGATGGGGATGCTTGAAAGATGAATCGCTTGGACTTGCTTTTTCCCCTGTTACGGTAACATAAACGATTAGCTATTAGCAATGACTTATCTTTTGTGGACGAACAATTTCACTgctaaatttctttttcttctagtgCATGTGGGTTTGAGGATGATAAGGCCTCAAGGGGCACCAACATAGTTTAGTACCCCTACTCTCCTTATTTTGAGATTAGCATTAGTTGGTATCTCAGCAGAACTTACTAATTAACTCTATCCTGCTTGATATTTCTTATCTTGGTTTTGTTAaagttttatttgattttcaaaTTGTCCGTTTGACACGTTTCATAATCGAGTAAGGGTTAATCCAAGAGCTAATGGGCACAGCGACATCAGCCCAAACATGTTTCATAATCATTCCCTTGGTTCTGTTGTACTTGTGGAAGTTCCTTCTGTCACCAGCCTGTAATTAATTTACAAAGCATATGCTCCCCTTAAGTTTGATACAATTAATTGCTTTTACTAAACAGGTATTAGTGATTGGCAGGCCCTAACAGAAACTCACTTGTCTTGAAAAATATGCCTCTTCAGGGAGACATAAAAACTTCAAATGCCCTTATCAGACTTGACCATTAGGAACCCTAAGCCAAAGGGTTTAAATGTTTTTATGAATGTTATCATCTATTCATCTGCAGTATTCGAACCATTTGTTCTTCTTAATTTCATCGTATTCATCTAGCCGAGCAATAGTTGAGCGTAGCCTAAGGTTTGCAGGGGTACAGGCCATGCTCATTTCTAACCCCGATGGCATTGCAGTTTAAATCGAAGCCGCAATTAAGAGAAACGAAAACAA contains the following coding sequences:
- the LOC133862368 gene encoding uncharacterized protein LOC133862368, translating into MALDKRWMEIKDKSHPEYKKGVDTFLKFAFGASGVVDRIRCPCNKCRNVTFKGRGEVKADLVKNGIYKNYTEWHLHGEEVEDLLKSNSMKNNDSPNDGNSVGRDDLLGSNLIKQELSGLGPNDGSGPQEQKVEAANFRKLLERAEQKVYPGHEKSNLSCIVGLVNFKCSNNLSDEFFDLLLKFLKSVLPEGNSLPDNCNEAEKIVEDLLRFGASASTQPPTREGDGDA